Proteins encoded in a region of the Panicum hallii strain FIL2 chromosome 3, PHallii_v3.1, whole genome shotgun sequence genome:
- the LOC112887275 gene encoding glycine-rich cell wall structural protein 1.0-like — translation MVAFKLRLRHFCFAAVLSSIAVSCCRGQGGGGGAGGAAGGAGGAAGGAVVPGTQDAIQIVAQAALCFDNRQVMNGCLQAMGINVNGNGGGGGGNANGSGGNSNGNGGSGNGNGGSGNGNNNGGGSNGNGNNGGGGNSNGNGNGGATASMCQGPCFGQMMLMMNCVNGILGNIQGYSPGLMQGVQAVFQMSCGNVGNGQQGGGGAGGAGGGGAGGGAGGAGGAGGGGAAGVGGAGGTGGAGAGGTAGGGGAIGAGGVAGGAGSGGGGAGGGGSTTSNAVTAGGTTSPNGGSHVAVSNLGEPTSSAGGPTASLTSGFPSALVTWTCIWLLRLF, via the exons ATGGTTGCATTCAAGTTGAGGCTGAGACATTTCTGTTTCGCAGCTGTGCTTTCATCCATTGCCGTCTCTTGTTGCAGAG ggcaaggaggaggaggtggtgctgggggagCAGCAGGTGGTGCAGGGGGCGCTGCAGGTGGTGCGGTGGTACCCGGAACCCAGGATGCCATCCAGATTGTGGCACAGGCTGCTCTCTGCTTTGACAATAGACAG GTGATGAACGGGTGTCTCCAAGCAATGGGCATCAACGTCaatggcaacggcggcggcggcggcggcaatgccAACGGCAGCGGCGGAAACAGCAACGGCAACGGTGGCAGTGGCAATGGCAACGGTGGCAGCGGCAATGGCAACAACAACGGCGGCGGTAGCAACGGCAATGGCAACAACGGTGGTGGTGGAAACAGCAACGGCAATGGCAACGGCGGGGCAACGGCGAGCATGTGCCAAGGGCCGTGCTTCGGGCAGATGATGCTGATGATGAACTGCGTGAACGGCATCCTGGGCAACATCCAGGGCTACAGCCCCGGGCTCATGCAGGGCGTCCAGGCCGTCTTCCAGATGTCCTGCGGCAATGTCGGCAACGGCCAGCAGGGCGGCGGTGGGGCtggtggtgctggtggcggaGGCGCCGGTGGAGGTgccggcggtgctggtggagctggTGGTGGAGGTGCCGCTGGTGTCGGAGGTGCCGGCGGTACTGGTGGAGCTGGTGCCGGTGGCACCGCTGGTGGCGGAGGTGCCATTGGTGCTGGAGGTGTTGCTGGCGGCGCCGGCAgtggcggaggtggtgctggcggTGGCGGCAGTACGACCAGCAATGCTGTTACTGCTGGTGGTACTACGAGTCCAAACGGAG GCTCACACGTGGCGGTAAGCAACCTAGGCGAGCCAACCAGCAGCGCGGGCGGGCCCACGGCCAGCCTCACCAGCGGGTTTCCCTCGGCGCTAGTGACGTGGACGTGTATCTGGCTACTACGGCTGTTCTAG
- the LOC112887422 gene encoding protein trichome birefringence-like 33 gives MKAPLSSSSTSSSGATFCSSISKKARFSPLLLALALFLLCFSFLYGEDLKELLGRQAQVASQLIINSNSSRNNGGDEQPAAPPPEVAEEGKTKRKWHGRLAFALNDDDEDEGCDVFSGSWVRDDAAHYPLYREEDCPYIHPQLTCQAHGRPDTAYQRWRWQPHDCTLPAFDAARVLEALRGKRMLFVGDSLGRGQFASMVCLLQSAIPDAGARSFRMSPDQQHTVFAAGDYNATVEFYWAPFLLESNSDNAVVHRISERMVRRGSIDYHGRHWRGADVIVFNTYLWWCTGLRFRILNRPWESAGTEEAVTWVSTEEAYGMAFRDMLQWVRDNMDLNTTRVFFTSMSPTHQKSQDWGDAPGGNCYNETAMISDPGYWGSDGRRSVMRVIREILDGDGADVPLTFLNVTQLSMYRKDAHTSIHKRQWSQPTAEQLADPKTYADCVHWCLPGLQDTWNELLYSKLFYP, from the exons ATGAAGGCGCCActgagctcctcctccacctcctcgtcgGGCGCCACCTTCTGCTCGTCGATCTCAAAGAAGGCGCGCTTTTCGCCGCTGTTACTGGCACTGGCACTCTTCCTACTTTGCTTCTCCTTCCTCTACGGCGAGGACCTCAAGGAGCTCCTCGGCCGGCAAGCGCAAGTAGCATCACAGCTCATCAtcaacagcaacagcagcaggaACAATGGTGGCGATGAGCAACCGGCAGCGCCACCACCCG AGGTGGCCGAGGAGGGGAAGACGAAGAGGAAGTGGCATGGGCGGCTGGCGTTCGCGCtgaacgacgacgacgaggacgagGGGTGCGACGTGTTCTCGGGGAGCTGGGTGCGCGACGACGCGGCGCACTACCCGCTGTACCGGGAGGAGGACTGCCCCTACATCCACCCGCAGCTGACCTGCCAGGCGCACGGGCGGCCGGACACCGCGTACCAGCGGTGGCGCTGGCAGCCGCACGACTGCACCCTGCCGGCGTTCGACGCCGCCCGGGTGCTGGAGGCTCTGCGCGGCAAGCGGATGCTGTTCGTGGGCGACTCCCTGGGCCGCGGGCAGTTCGCGTCCATGGTGTGCCTGCTCCAGTCCGCCATCCCGGACGCAGGAGCCAGGTCGTTCCGGATGTCGCCGGACCAGCAGCACACGGTGTTCGCCGCCGGGGACTACAACGCGACGGTGGAGTTCTACTGGGCGCCGTTCCTGCTCGAGTCCAACTCGGACAACGCCGTCGTGCACCGGATCTCCGAGCGCATGGTGCGGCGCGGCTCCATCGACTACCACGGCCGGCACTGGAGGGGTGCCGACGTGATCGTCTTCAACACCTACCTCTGGTGGTGCACCGGCCTGCGCTTCAGGATCTT GAACCGGCCGTGGGAGAGCGCCGGGACGGAGGAGGCGGTGACCTGGGTGTCGACGGAGGAGGCGTACGGGATGGCGTTCCGGGACATGCTGCAGTGGGTCAGGGACAACATGGACTTGAACACCACCAGGGTCTTCTTCACCAGCATGTCGCCCACGCACCAGAA GAGCCAGGACTGGGGTGACGCGCCGGGAGGCAACTGCTACAACGAGACGGCGATGATCTCGGACCCCGGGTACTGGGGCTCGGACGGCCGCCGGAGCGTGATGCGGGTGATCCGGGAGATCCTGGACGGCGATGGCGCCGACGTGCCGCTGACCTTCCTCAACGTCACGCAGCTGTCCATGTACCGAAAGGACGCGCACACCTCCATCCACAAGCGGCAGTGGAGCCAGCCCACGGCGGAGCAGCTGGCGGACCCCAAGACGTACGCCGACTGCGTACACTGGTGCCTCCCGGGGCTCCAGGACACGTGGAACGAGCTCCTCTACTCCAAGCTCTTCTACCCTTAG
- the LOC112887618 gene encoding uncharacterized protein LOC112887618, translating into MASQRSAGLLLASLAFAICMLIPCCCSSKEAMELFERACHCFDDPNIYGQCAAELRLNAEGAFHVQRNEVDEYCGGPCMEETKLALQCVEEVAAQSFRFSNGASVLAVRQALGTGCGYGPDRGTFEIRERKDCVGGGGGGADEYYYHKPRDHAQQKPAAGRFYGEEGQQPYEQGAGYGEGEEHCYGYGDAGRLAEHRGFLRTTVPVLVASAALLLKL; encoded by the exons ATGGCCTCGCAAAGAAGTGCTGGCCTGTTATTAGCCTCACTAGCCTTTGCCATTTGCATGTTGATCCCCTGCTGCTGCTCCA GTAAAGAAGCCATGGAATTGTTCGAGAGAGCGTGCCATTGCTTCGATGACCCCAAT ATCTACGGGCAGTGCGCGGCGGAGCTGCGGCTGAACGCGGAGGGCGCGTTCCACGTGCAGAGGAACGAGGTCGACGAGTACTGCGGCGGGCCCTGCATGGAGGAGACGAAGCTGGCGCTGCAGTGCGTGGAGGAGGTGGCCGCCCAGAGCTTCAGGTTCTCCAACGGCGCGTCGGTGCTGGCGGTGAGGCAGGCGCTGGGCACCGGATGCGGCTACGGCCCCGACAGAG GAACCTTCGAGATCCGCGAGCGCAAAGActgcgtcggcggcggcggcggcggcgccgacgagTACTACTACCACAAGCCCCGCGACCACGCGCAGCAGAAGCCGGCCGCCGGCAGGTTCTACGGCGAGGAGGGCCAGCAGCCGTACGAGCAGGGCGCCGGCTACGGCGAGGGCGAGGAGCACTGCTACGGCTACGGGGACGCGGGCAGGCTGGCAGAGCACCGCGGGTTCCTGCGGACGACGGTGCCGGTGCTCGTCGCCTCTGCGGCGCTGCTCCTCAAACTCTAG